The following nucleotide sequence is from Amblyraja radiata isolate CabotCenter1 chromosome 22, sAmbRad1.1.pri, whole genome shotgun sequence.
tctgaagaagggtcccaacccaaaacgtcacctatccatgttctccacagatgctgcctgacccgctgagttactccagcactctgtgtcttataGATGAACTAGTGATTTGGTTACATTTCTTCCAGCTTGATAATGGCAATcacaaatcatttaaaaaatatctttCCAGATCATCTGACAAAGATattcctcaggtcggccgacttcccCATATCCACGTGTCAGATCCGAACCAGGAGAGACAAGAGAGAGGGGTCAGACACGCGATCAATAGCCCGAACTGTGGCAGGAATAAGCTGCCTTCCCTCAAGCCTGAGTCTCCAGCCACTCGTGGCAAAGGTACAAAGATGTCTTTGTTGGAATCCAGAGTGAAGTCAGTGGAAGAAGCAAACTGCTCCTTGCTAAAGGAGATTGGAAAACTCCAGAATGAACTAAAGCAGGTTGGAGGAGAAGCCTGTGGCTTCCGGGATCAAACCACATCATGGTCATCCATCATGGGCAACATTGAAGTCAGCAACAACACCATCTCAAAGATCATGTCACGTCTCAAGGAAGCAGAGGGGACACTTTACTCGGAGAAGTTGTCAATGATCATGTTATTAAATCGAGCGCAGCAGTTAGAACTGATGATCACTGACAACGAGGAGGAAATGAAAAGCCAAAGGAATCAATCTGAGCGCAGGTGAGCCTGGTGAAGAACACAAGGATGATCGGTCAATGCCAACACGTTCACATTATAAAACATACTGTGTAATGTCGACAAGTGGAAGCTCAAAATGCTGCTAAAATGTGTAGAATGGGACTTTGCCCAGTGTATTAATAATAAtcatacactttattgtcattgtatatACATACAACAAAATGTCAGGCGCGCTGCCCAAGCGGAGCTCCAAcctatcagataaataataacagcAAGAAAAACATCGtcaagtcagaatgtgcaatatgCAAATATATTCCACAGTATACTGTTATGGCAGTACAACATATTGGCTATGGGGGGTGTGTGTtcagttcagagtggtgatggccttggggtaaaaactgtttgttaatcttgtggtgtgtgatttgatggacctgtaacgccttcctgagggcagaagggcaaacaaatGTGTGGGATGAGATGAGGCCTTCAGGATACGTGATGCCGTCCGCaggcaacgagagctatagatctcttccagggcaggcaggtgtgtgttggtgatctgGGCTGTGTTGACgagtctctgcagagccttcttgtctgcCGCAGAACTGTTGCCGTACCACCCCAGGGTaccatgtgtcaggacactctctatggagcaacggtagaatgacaccagcagttgttgtggcaaGTTAACTTTCCTGAGTGATCTTCGGAAGTGAAgccgttgttgtgccttctttacctGGGAGTGCTTGTTAGTTGACCACCTGACATCTGCTGACatgtgggtgcccaggaacctgaTACTGGAGACTTTGACCACTCTTTCTCCGTTCATGTAcgtgaggacatagggttaagatgaaacgtcgcctgcccattccctccacagatgctgcctgacccgctgcgttcctctgctcaagattcccgcatctgcagttccttgtgtcttcatcccGTTGGGGTATTGACAGAACTGTTGATATTAACGGCGTTTCAGACCCGCCTGGCTGGTTACAGGTTGAAGTGTCTGGCAAACTATTAGGAAAGTTACAACATTAGGaaagttacaacattttgagattttaataatTAAACCTGtaagtatagacaatagacaacaggtgcaggagtagaggccattcggcccttcgagccagcaccgccattcaatgtgatcatggctgatcatccccaatcagttcctgccatcagatattatcccatcagataaagcattaaaaacaactttaatatttacctaactcactttcatatcttcagtattaaaaaagttatggtcattttcatactaggaaattagcatcttgttccctattgtattgtattgactgaactcaaaagctgtgatcgaggacaagcCTTGTCACAAGGGCCGTTTTACACAGACATACGTACAGATCGGTCATGGCAGCCGCTATGTTCAACATGTTCAACATGGCGGCCAGCGGCCACACTCTGATCTGTACGCACTGTGGAAGCTTTTAGACAGATATTTTGTGATCACTGCGAGACAATGACACAATACGGACAATGATCACGTTGCCGATATCGGGGCCTAATTAACTTATTTCTCATCATCAGATTAAATTTAAATCACATCAAAAACTAGATAAGCTGTTAAATAAACGCCCTACGTGCCTTTTGTTTTAGTGTGAACGTGCGATCCGTGATTTAGAACGCCTTGAATTTGAGCCCCGACTTTGAAATCCAGCGATTCAACAGACCAGCAACCTGTTGACAAAAAGCACGAGTGGATGACAGAAGGGGATTTCCTCTACGTCATAAGCTTGTTGTACGAGGAAATCCCCCCCTGACAACAATGAAAAACCTGCAGtttattcaccccccccccctacagtcTCTTGAGTCCCGCGCACAACAGTCGGCACATCTGGAGCCTGATGGCAGGGGTTGTAACAATGGTAAAACTATAGGTTAGGCAATTCTTTGGCTAAGTTTCAGATTATTCCCTGCAACAACACACCATAAACATTTGCAGACATTGGCTGTCTTTACTCAGTGCCATTTTCCCAAGTCCCACTAATAATCTTAAAtctccttggttcttggttcttggtttcttggtcctccaaaatattccaaatggaatttaaactggaattTAAAATGGAATTTAAAGCTTTTGATGGCAGGGGCTGGTTTTGTGCGCTGAAGTCAGGTGTGTTTTCTCGTAGGTTAGCAGAATTACAGAGTGTGGTGCAGAACATTcatgggcagaaggtacaaacgGAGAGAATGGTCTCCACCTTAATGAGTGACGTGGGACAGGGAAAGAATCAGATGGAACTGCAGGAGTCTGAAATTAAACTGGTCAAAGAAGAGCTGAAACAAGTTTCGCAGCAAATGGACGAGGAAAACAAGTTAACCGTCAGTATTGGGGAAATTATATTTAACATTTTAGGATTATGTCAAATGTTTGTGAATGCCTTAAATCTTGACGAGTACATTTGCATGCTATGTACTTTCTTTTACTTTTTAAAAATACTTTCAAAAACTTCAGAAACGGACAAGTTTATCTTAACTGATTTTTATATGCAACTTATTTGTCTGAAGTTTTTCGAAGACACTGTATCCCAGACCAAGTTTGCAACTTTGATTTCCAAGTATGTAGCAAAAGCCAGCCTTGCCTTATAATCCCAATCATTTTAATTGCTCTCTTGACCATAAACAAGAGGGTTTGCTCCTTCagttcatagagtcatggaataCTTATGATATAGGAAGCAACCTGGCTCAGTGTGTTTGTAGCAGCCAAGAGAACGAGCTATCCAATGTAACCTCTTCCTGCATTCACATTGCCAATCTATAaacaaggaaggaactgcagatgctggtttacaccgatgaacacaacatgctggagtaactcagtgggacaggcagcatctgtggagagaaggaatgggtgacatttggggtctcgatctgaaacatcacccattccttctctccatgaaggttgggatgttatgttacagttgtacaacatgttagtgaggccacacttgTATTACTGTGTACAATTTAGGTCTCCCTgtcataggaaggatgttgttaagctggaacgagagcagagaaggtttacgaggatgttgccgggactcgagcctgagctatagggggaggttgggcaggtAGGACTTATTCAccagagtgcaggaggctgaggggagatcttatagaggtgtacgaaatcatgaagggaatagatcgggtggaaaaTGTCAAACATTCCTTTGCCAGATGAATATCCACATTTAGAAATGGCTTACTGTTACCCTGGCAGTGAAAATAAATTTAATACAAGtttcatctgggaagaaactaagAATGTGTTTATATATTTACAGTGGTCCAACTTACAGAAACAAAATGAAGCAACACTCTACGCTGAAGAGTCAATTAAACAATTAAGGAGCACATTTGAACACAGGTATTGTGTGATTAATACTGTATTTCTCCAGACGTTGCTGGCTACTACCAACATCAAGATATTTCCTCCCTCTGCTCTCCGCTGCTGTATATTTTTTATCTTGTTTAGTCTTGAAATGAAGCCAATAATAATTTTCACTTTTTATTGACcgtgtgttcagcacggacattgtgggccgaagggcctgagccTGTGCTGTtccgtgttctatgttctgtcgTGCTGTAAATAACAAGCTAACCATCAGCAGGAAACTCTGCTCCTTCCCCACTGCTGGCTCCATGTCTGTGCCGAGCCACCACCTCCCTTCCCAGGGCTCGGCCCAAAGCTGTGATGGTTAATCCCTAACCTAAAACCATCCAGCAGCTTGCAAATGTAAAGTGGACAAACCACCTTGCAcaatttcataagtgataggaacacaattaggccattcggcctattaagtctactccgcccattcaacctccctcctaaccccattctcctgccttctccccagaacctctgacacctgtactaatcaagaatctatctatctctgccttaaatatacccactgacttgtgggctccacagccttcttaatGAATGTACTTTATTTTCAATTTCCTGAAAGAATGTATttacacacatcagtctgaagaagggtctcgacccgaaacgtcacattttccttcgctccacagatgctgcctcaatcgctgagtttctccagcatttttatctgccttcgatttttccagcatctgcagttccttcttaaacattgacgCACCTTTTGGACAAACCTATTACACGAGTACACAAAATATTTTGCCCTTATttaatgtgaaaaaaaaaatcatttcaaaCAACTAACTCCCACTAGTCTGTTCGTAACATTGGAACAAAATGAATATTAAAAGCAGgcagcaccgaggtacagtgaaaagcttttgttgcgtgctaaccagtcagcggaaagacaatacatgattacaatcgagccacttacagagtacagatacatgataagggaataacgtttagtgcaaggtaaagtcagcaaggtccgatcaaagatagttcgagggtctccaatgatgtagatagtagttaggaccgctctctggttgtggtaggatggttcagttgcctgataaactgAGGATTTGAGGGTTGCTTAAAGTCCATGCTTATGTTGGTTATAGAGTCTATGTATCTCAAAGTCCTAGGAATTAGTGGGAAATGCGTTTATTTGTCTTTTCACGGCTGTTTTATGTTAATTTAGTTTCTTAATGTGCCAATTATTTCTTGAGCTTtcgatgaatgtttaaaaaaatgtgtttAAAATGATTTACCGAAAACGTATAATGATAGTTCCAGCATAATTTGGCCAAACCTTCCACGTTTGGTCAGCTTGCTATTTTATGCAGTTTTACAGAAGTATACCAACGTATTCATAAGATCTTTTGACTGGATTAATTTAGCTCAAGGGGTTAGTAATGAAATGTATTTAACATTACAGGATGCTGCAGATTGAAAATGCATTGAATTACCTCAAGAACAGACAAACCTTTCTTGAATCGGAAGAAAATAATCTGGAGGAAAGGATTAACACAAGGTTCATCTTTTAGTTCGTCGAGTgaagggaatagaaacatagacacagaaaaataggtgcaggagtaggccattcggcccttcgagccagcaccaccattcaacatcatcatggctgatcatctaatatcagtacctcgttcctgcttttctccccatatcccttgattccgttagcccaaagagctaaatctaactctctcttgaaaacatccagtgaattggcctccattgccttctgtggcagagaattccacagattcacaactctctgggtgaaaaagtgtttcctcatctcagtcctcaatggctgaccccttattcttaaactgtgacccctggttctggactcccccaacatggggaacatttttcctgcatctagcctgtccaatcctttaagaattttatatgtttctataagattccctctcatccttctaaattccaataggTCGGGTGAATGCTgagtcatttacccagagtaggggaatcaagaaccagaggacatggggtttaaggtgagaggcaacATATTTAATAGGGACATGAGGGGTGACTTTTCCACacaggtggttgtatggaacgagctgccagtggaggtagttgaggcagggactataacaacatttgaaagacatttggacaggtacatggataggaaaggtttagagggatatgggccattccCAGGTGGATGGGACaattgtagatggggtatcttgatcagtatgggcaggttgggccgaagggcctgtttcggtgctgtacgactctgtgactatgacttccTTGTTACCATTTTCCACAAGCCCCTcttgggtcggtgcggactaggatcgccaactgtcccgtattagccgggacatcccgtatattgggctaaattggtttgtcccgtacaggaccgcccttgtccagTATTTGACTGCTACAACTCGGGTCGTGGGTACTGTCGGGTCGAAGCGCCACATCtgaccccgcctcacccgtcccgatgtagtgcagcccatggagtgcagcagcagctcctcgcccgtggccccgtcggctttgcctgggccaaaactcctcagctggcccgccggctgggctttgtgtgcagtccagcacccggggccaactcatcattcacccagccacggcccagtcggtcaacgaattgccgtcgggaatttgtcccgtattttgaccttttgtcccttatttgggagtgagaaagttggcaaccctagagataacattcctctctctctctctgttctgcGTAAGAGCATAAAGACTGATGAGCGCTGTAAAGCCACAAGCAAGACAGCTGGCTCCCAGGTTGAGGTGGACATGACCGAGGGATGTGGGTCGATGTCTCACCAGAGTGGACAATGTCAGAGATATGTCCAGTGCATTGAGGGGGGTTCCTTGGTTATCTTTACAACTGGAAGGGAGAAGCTGAAGATAGTTGGAGTCCGTGTGGTAGGATTCAGTGTTGGCCACATGTTGGATGCAATTTGAAGGCAACCCCAGGCTTCTGTGTCTTTGTGTCCAAGGCTCGATGATCTAGCTGCTGCAATAGTACAACAAGAACACACGAGGCTGCAGAAACACAATGAGATGCAGACTTCCGCATCAGAGAACAAGAGTGACCAGGTAACCTTGTCTCCATATCACTGACTACGTATTATTTACAATGTGTTTCCTTTAACATATTGGGATAATTTAACACGAATCTGGTGAAAACTGAATATAGAATGCCAGACATAATGCATTATTGGAAATCTATTgaaaatcagtttagtttagagatacagcgcggaaacaggcccttcggcccaccgagtccgcaccgaccagcgatccccgcacactaacactatcctacacacactagggacaatttacacatttacaccaagccaattaacctacaaacctgtacgtctttggagtgtgggaggaaaccaaggatctcggagaaaacccaggcgggtcacggggagaacgtgcaaactccgtacagacagcacccgtagtcgggatggaacttgggtctccagcgctgtgaggcagcaactctaccgctgcgccaccgtgccacctggaCAAATCTCGAAACATCTCTCACTGTGAAACTACCACGGCTCAGTGCGGTTGGGGAAGCTCCAGAGGTTCACACACACTACAGAATATCTCTAGTGATGAGAGTTTTAGCCACAAGCCTGGGGTActtgggtgcttgatggtcagtgtggaatcgatgggctgaagggcctgtttccctgctgtatctcaaaactaaactctcTTGTAACTCTCTTGCAAGCAGGCAAATTTGggcaccacatctgaggaaggatgtgcggtctctggagaaggtccagaggatgtttacaagattgatcccaggaatgagtgggttcacctatgatgagcatttgtcggcactgggcctgtactcgctggagtttagaagaatgaggggggacctcattgaaacatacagaatagtgaaaggcctggatggagtggatgtggagaggatgtttccactagtgggagagtctaggaccggaggtcgcagcctcagaattaaagggcgcgcttttagaaaggaggtgaggagaaacttctttagtcagaaggtggtgaatgtgtggaactcattgccacagagggctgtggaggccaagtcagtgtatatttttaaggcagagatagacagattcttgattagaacgagtgtcaagggttatggggagaaggcaggagaatgggattaggaggcagagatcggccatgattgaatggcggagtagactagatgggctgaatggcctactactactcctataatttgtgaataaCATGTCCAGTGTGGCAGTGATAAATGGTGCTGAGGAGATTTAAACACAGGAAATAATCCATTCAGTGCCATCGAACATCTCCTGGCAGCGGAGTCTGCATCTCACCAGAGACGTGTTAGAGAAATCCCCCTCTGCCCGCCTCCATACTATCCTGGGAGTCCGAACCACACAAGCCAGCCACAAATAGATGCAATATGTattttttcaaaacaaaaagcaaaGAAAAATGTCAAAGTTCAGGTATTAATTGCAGCAATAACTCAGGTACCGAGTATTGCTGGTATTTTGCTGACGTTAGCGGCACTTTCGTTACAAATTGGATAATTACTGATTCAATCACATCCTTAATCATATTTCTGTTGCTGCATCAGTAATGATCTGTAATAGATCTCAAACCTTCAAACATCACCACAATGTATCCATGACTCAGTCGTAATGTTAAGGGAGCTTTTCGCAAAGCATGCAATGCCATGGGGGGGGGGCCATataagcacggatacaggcccttcggcccatctagtcagtGCTAGCCCTAATGGAGAAACAACTTCAATCACAAAGAATTTTAATCACCCCCATGTCTGAAAGGTAAATGATCCCCATAAACCCATGTtataaatgtcacctttaaatatgATTATTTCCCAAATACTTCTTAGAATTACTTTCTTTACAAATCTTCAAGCCAACCAAGACgctccatctaagctggtcccgatTGCCGGCGTATTCATTGTGATTTACTTTTAGTGTGGCCACATAATTAAGCCTAACGATGAATCGAGTAATTGTATTATAATATTCCATATTCCACATCTTTTATTGTTTTATAAGTGGAGGGTGTTTAAGATGCCGTAGGATTGTGTTTGACAGGTGTCTGCAGCGGCTGTGAGCAGTCACTGGGACTGGCATGACTGGCCACAGACGTGATGTCTGGCGATCACCTTGTGCTGGGGGGGGAGTGATAGAGCACGTGAGAATATTGACCCCAGAGTCAGGATAAcacagaagtgtctcgacccgaaacgtcacccattccttctctccagagatgctgcctgtcccgcatagttactccagcgttttgtgtcagaGGGGGCCAGCATGAAGTTACTGGAATGGTCACCTCCAGGGGTAATATAATTCTGGCTGCAGGATGAGTCCAGAGATGAGCTGAGGGAGGGCTAGTGTTGGACAATGTTAGAAGCTGAACTAATGTATAATTCCTTGAGTTGGCCCAAACATAACCAAATGCTTTACCCTGCCCTCCATCCTCACACCGAGATCTCAACACACCTTCATGTTGGGCTCAGGTACCTGTAGATCCTATAGTGTAGGAGACAGGCTTCGTCAACCAAGTTGTGTGCTGTCCTTGGCCGTTTGTTAGTTCCTGTTGCCTTGGAGACAATGTGGCACTTTGTTTCAGGATAAAGTCGCTCAACGTTTGGAAGAATTCAGGAAACATTTACAACAGCAAGAAGCTCAGTTTCGGAAGGAAATAGAAGAGAGATTTCTACATCTTGAAAAGGTGAGATTATGGCTGGGAACCTTGGAAAGGTGGACATCACTGACATTCATACTTTTAGCTCTATTTCCTCAGTGCCCAGCTCTCTGTAGTAACACACACCTGTACAGGTGGTCACCAACATGAACTTGGTGCCCGCCCAGCCCACACTAAATGCTGAACCAATGGAGACCACACGAGAGCAAGTCATGTGGAACTTGTTGAAGGCGCGGGTGTTGAAGAACTCtgggaagagggaaggggagaggtggtgaGGTTTAAGGAGAACATTGCAGACACCTTGGCAACTGAAGATATGACCTGCATCAGTGAGACTGAAGCCGTCCATGCATCGAGGTCAGGATGGGCTTGGAATTTGAATGTTTTTCTTTGTTCAGTCCTTGGTCTGTAATGTCAACGATGTCTGAGGTTAAAACAAAATTCACAATGATTCGATTGTCCAGAGGTCAATCAAGGATGGGCCGTGTGAGTGAGTACTGGTGGTCTATCAGATGTGGGCTGGCAGGGGGGGcccggagtggggggggggggggtcactgtaGAGGAAAGAGAGTCCCGCTgtgagtggtggtgggggggggggggggggattggggagcggcggggggaggagtgggcatggggggccgctgagaacaaagagggtccCGGCATGGGGTGTGGGGTGAGTGTTAgggggctgccgagaacaaagtGGGTCCATTGGGAATATAATTAAtacatttgtaactttgtcactgccctttatgtagcgactctttgcataccttctaTTGCATGTCTGTATATCCTATTGCAAACAAAGGACTCCACTGTGCCGAGCTACACGTGAGAATAAAATGTCATCATCATCAAGGACATTGCAATGTGACTGAGATCCTTTTTGGATTCAGGTGTCATGGTGTCATCTCCAGACAGCAGCCTTGCCCCTAATGCCGGGACGTCTACCTGGATGGGTGACCACCCTGGATAGCCAGGAGGGTTCAATGGGaacactgacccactgagtcacacaTCCTAGTTGaggcattcagcaggtcaggcaacatctcattgAGCCTTAGATctgtacagcaccgaaacaggcccttcggcccaactcatccctgctgaccaagttgacatactgggctagccacagtggcctgtatttagcccatatccctctaaacccttccaatccatgtatctgtccaaatgtctattgaaAGTCATAATtatgggtgttatggggagagggcaggagaatggggttaggagggagagatagatcagccatgattgaatggtggagtagacttgatgggccgaatggcctaattctgctcctatcacttctgaccttataaTTGTATTTGTCAAACTGATCATTTGTCCTGGAAAGAATAGATTCATAAAACCCCATCACTTGATAAACTACCATTATTTTTTACACTGATGTACTGTAATGTGTATCAGGCAGCTCTGATCAGTAACTTACATTGCACTTTCATCAGTGATATAATTGATAAAGGAGATGCTGGCCCTTGTATGTATTTACACAGAACCTGCATAGATTGGAA
It contains:
- the LOC116985454 gene encoding restin homolog — encoded protein: MSLLESRVKSVEEANCSLLKEIGKLQNELKQVGGEACGFRDQTTSWSSIMGNIEVSNNTISKIMSRLKEAEGTLYSEKLSMIMLLNRAQQLELMITDNEEEMKSQRNQSERRLAELQSVVQNIHGQKVQTERMVSTLMSDVGQGKNQMELQESEIKLVKEELKQVSQQMDEENKLTVSIGEIIFNILGLCQMFVNALNLDEYICMLCTFFYFLKILSKTSETDKFILTDFYMQLICLKFFEDTVSQTKFATLISKYVAKASLAL